The nucleotide window GGTGATGGATTTAGGTCATTTTGAAGAGTTGGAAAGCGGTAAGATGGCTGCCAAGGTTACCCTGGTCGTCTCTGCTGTTTCTATTCTGCTGGCAGGAGTATGGATATGGTAACTTCAATTACAAGTTTTGGCCGAAGCGGTCTTTACGACTGGATGATCCAGCGTGTAACTGCTGTTGTGCTGCTTGCTTTTACAGTCTTTATGATTGGTTACATGCTGTTTAGTCCGAATCTGGATTATCAGCAGTGGAAAGAGCTGTTCGAATGTACCGCTATGCGTGTCTTTACGCTCATGGCTTTGTTATCCATGGCGGCACACGCATGGATCGGTATGTGGTCAATCTCAACTGACTACATTAAGCCAACGGGCATTCGTTTCTTGTTCCAGTCAGCTTGTGGTCTTCTGACGTTTATCTACGTCGTTTGGGGCATTCAGATTCTGTGGGGAGTGTAAGATGAGCAGCAAGCTACGTACGCTGACTTTTGATGGTATTGTTATTGGCGGCGGCGGCGCGGGAATGCGCGCAGCACTGCAACTGGCCCAGGGTGGCCTGAATACCGCATGTATTACTAAAGTATTTCCAACCCGTTCTCACACTGTATCTGCTCAGGGTGGTATTACCTGTGCGATTGCCAGTGCTGATCCGAACGATGACTGGCGCTGGCACATGTATGATACCGTCAAGGGCTCCGATTATATCGGTGACCAGGATGCTATCGAGTACATGTGTTCCGTAGGTCCGCAGGCGGTATTTGAGCTGGATCATATGGGTCTGCCGTTCTCTCGTACTGAAGAGGGGCGTATCTATCAGCGTCCTTTTGGTGGTCAGTCTAAAAACTTCGGTGAGGGTGGTCAGGCTGCCCGTACCTGTGCTGCAGCTGACCGTACCGGTCATGCATTGCTGCACACGCTTTATCAGGCAAATATGAAAGCCGGTACCACATTCATGAATGAATGGTATGCGGTTGATCTGGTAAAGAATAAAGATGAAGCGGTTGTTGGTGTTATCGCTATCTGTATCGAAACCGGTGAAACGGTTTACGTTAAAGCTAAGGCCACTGTACTTGCGACCGGCGGTGCCGGACGTATCTTCCAGTCAACCACGAACGCTCTGATCAATACCGGTGACGGTATGGGGATGTCTCTGCGCGCAGGTGTTCCTGCTCAGGATATGGAGATGTGGCAGTTCCACCCAACCGGTATAGCGGGTGCGGGGGTGCTGGTAACGGAAGGTTGCCGTGGTGAAGGTGGCTATCTGGTCAATAAGGATGGCGAGCGCTTCATGGAGCGTTATGCTCCAAACGCTAAAGACCTGGCTGGTCGTGACGTTGTTGCCCGTTCGATGGTGCTGGAAATTCTGGCAGGCCGTGGTTGTGGTGAGAATGGCGATCATGTGTTCCTGAAACTGGATCATCTGGGAGAGGAAGTGTTGCAGTCTCGCCTGCCGGGTATCTGTGAGCTGTCTAAAACATTCGCCCACGCCGACCCGGTTAAAGAACCTGTGCCTGTCGTTCCGACCTGTCACTATCAGATGGGTGGTGTTACCACTAATGTCGGTGGTCAGGCTATTGGTCGTGATGCTGACGGTAATGATCAGATCATTGACGGTTTGTTTGCCTGTGGTGAGGTAGCCTGTGTGTCGGTACACGGTGCTAACCGTCTGGGTGGTAACTCGCTGCTTGATCTGGTTGTATTCGGTCGTGCTGCCGGTATTCAGATTGAGAAGCAGATGGCAGCCGGTTACTCCGCTGAAAATGCGACTGAAGCTGATATCGAGCGTGCCATGGCGCGTCTGAATCGCCTGAACAACTCCACCGGTGGTGAGAGTGTTGCTGAGGTTCGTGCTGATCTTCAGAAAACCATGCAGCTTTACTTCGGTGTATTCCGTGAAGGCGAAAGCATGGAGAAGGGGCTGGAGATGCTTAAGGAGATCCGCACTCGTGTGGAGAACCTGCATCTGGAAGATAAATCTCAGTCTTTCAACACTGCACGTATCGAAGCGCTGGAGCTTGAGAACCTGATGGAAGTTGCTGAAGCGACGGCTATCGCCGCTCTGACCCGTACGGAGAGTCGCGGTGCGCATGCCCGTAATGACTTCACCGAGCGTGATGATGAAAACTGGTTGTGCCACTCACTGTTTGATCCGAAGACCAAAGAGATCACCAAGCGTGATGTTAACTTTGCTCCGAAGACAGTCGAAGCATTTCCACCAAAAGTTCGAACTTACTAAGGGGTTGTTACGATGCTGGTAAGTGTATATCGCTATAATCCTGAAATTGATGATGCACCTTACATGCAGGATATCCATATTGATATCCCGGGTGGCAAGGACATCATGGTGCTGGATCTGTTACAGCTACTGAAAGATAAGGATCCGACACTGGGTTACCGTCGTTCATGCCGTGAGGGTGTGTGTGGTTCTGATGGTATGAATATGAACGGCCTGAACGGTCTGGCATGTATTACAGCGCTGTCTGAGGTTGTTGAAAACGACAAGCTGGTGCTGCGTCCGCTGCCGGGTCTGCCGGTGATTCGTGATCTGGTTGTAGATATGAGTCAGTTCTACAAGCAGTACGAGAAGATTAAGCCGTTCCTGATCAATGATACCCCGCCGCCGGCTATCGAACGTCTTCAGTCGCCGGAGGAACGGGCTGAGCTGGACGGGCTGTACGAGTGTATTCTCTGTGCGTGCTGTTCAACTGCATGTCCATCTTTCTGGTGGAATCCGGACAAGTTTATCGGTCCGTCTGGTTTGCTACAGGCATACCGGTTCCTGGCGGACACTCGTGATACTGCAACATCAGAGCGACTGGCTGAGCTTGATGACCCGTTCAGTGTGTTCCGTTGCCACGGAATCATGAACTGTGTCAATGTTTGCCCTAAGGGACTTAATCCCACTAAGGCAATCGGAAAGATCCGCAACATGTTGATTTCACAAGCGACCTGATTGCAAACTAAGCGGCTCCCATTGGGAGCCGCTTTTTTTTGACTTTTACCTATGTACTAGTCAAAAGACTTATATCTGTTTGTATGGAAAGTTTTTAGAATTCCCTCTGCATTGATATATAAACCTCGCTTTAAAAAGCGTAGAATCACGCCCCGTATACCTGTACCTCTATCAGGCTATATACGTGAGCAATAATAAACGGTAACTAAACAGGGGACGGCCGGAACAGGCCAGTTGGACGGGACGTGGTGCATCCTGGACTTCGATAGTACCCCTGAGCCAGGGTGATCAAGAATGCAAGAAGGCATAATGGAGCTGATGTGGAAGAATGCCCATCTATACGGTGGCAACCTATCTTACATTGAGCAGCTATATGAATCCTATCTGATGGACCCCAACGCGATTCCTCAGGAGTGGCGTGAAGAATTCGATCGACTCCCAAAAGTCGGCGACAATCTGACCCGAGATGTTCCACATTCTACGGTTCAGGACCATTTTCTGTATCTGGCTAAGAACCAGCGTCGTGCGGCACCTGCTGCAGGCAGTGGTCAGAGCTCTGAACATGAGAAGAAGCAGATTCGTGTTTTGCGGATGATCAATGCTTATCGTGTGCGTGGCCATCAGGCTGCGGATATCGATCCGTTGAATCTGATGGAGCGTGAACCGGT belongs to Amphritea atlantica and includes:
- the sdhD gene encoding succinate dehydrogenase, hydrophobic membrane anchor protein produces the protein MVTSITSFGRSGLYDWMIQRVTAVVLLAFTVFMIGYMLFSPNLDYQQWKELFECTAMRVFTLMALLSMAAHAWIGMWSISTDYIKPTGIRFLFQSACGLLTFIYVVWGIQILWGV
- a CDS encoding succinate dehydrogenase flavoprotein subunit encodes the protein MSSKLRTLTFDGIVIGGGGAGMRAALQLAQGGLNTACITKVFPTRSHTVSAQGGITCAIASADPNDDWRWHMYDTVKGSDYIGDQDAIEYMCSVGPQAVFELDHMGLPFSRTEEGRIYQRPFGGQSKNFGEGGQAARTCAAADRTGHALLHTLYQANMKAGTTFMNEWYAVDLVKNKDEAVVGVIAICIETGETVYVKAKATVLATGGAGRIFQSTTNALINTGDGMGMSLRAGVPAQDMEMWQFHPTGIAGAGVLVTEGCRGEGGYLVNKDGERFMERYAPNAKDLAGRDVVARSMVLEILAGRGCGENGDHVFLKLDHLGEEVLQSRLPGICELSKTFAHADPVKEPVPVVPTCHYQMGGVTTNVGGQAIGRDADGNDQIIDGLFACGEVACVSVHGANRLGGNSLLDLVVFGRAAGIQIEKQMAAGYSAENATEADIERAMARLNRLNNSTGGESVAEVRADLQKTMQLYFGVFREGESMEKGLEMLKEIRTRVENLHLEDKSQSFNTARIEALELENLMEVAEATAIAALTRTESRGAHARNDFTERDDENWLCHSLFDPKTKEITKRDVNFAPKTVEAFPPKVRTY
- a CDS encoding succinate dehydrogenase iron-sulfur subunit: MLVSVYRYNPEIDDAPYMQDIHIDIPGGKDIMVLDLLQLLKDKDPTLGYRRSCREGVCGSDGMNMNGLNGLACITALSEVVENDKLVLRPLPGLPVIRDLVVDMSQFYKQYEKIKPFLINDTPPPAIERLQSPEERAELDGLYECILCACCSTACPSFWWNPDKFIGPSGLLQAYRFLADTRDTATSERLAELDDPFSVFRCHGIMNCVNVCPKGLNPTKAIGKIRNMLISQAT